The following is a genomic window from Nitrospira sp..
AAGGCCAGCAGCCTCTCTATCTTCTCGGCAAGTTTGAGGGGTTCCTGAATCGCTTCGGGATAGCCATCCAAGGCCAATGCCGCAACGCCGGCCTGCTGGATCGTCGCCAGCAACCCGGCATAGCGATGCCAGAGCTCGTCGTCGTCCGTCTGAGACGGCATTTGGATCAGCACGCGAGAGCAGCGCTGAGCCCAGCAGGTGGCCAGTACCGCTTGCGGATCGCGGATCGCCTCGCGATAGGTCCATACCCAGAAACCAACCCCGGCAGGCTGTGCCGGCACGGCAGGCTCAGACGACGGCTGCGCGACTTCAATCTGTTCAAACATAATATGCGCGCGAGCCGCCTCCGCCGATACCACCAGCGCCGTCAACGACCGAAGATCCAGCTTCCGCCCGATCCCCTTCAGCGGCAGCGTGAGATCGAATGGGCCCGTCACCGTCGCGAGCGGAAGATTGTCTTCGCGCTGCCCGCCGGCCCGGTCTTCCAAGGCCACCACCACCCGGCCGGTCGCGCGCCCGCGAATCCGCAGGGTCTCGTAGGATAAGAGGTCCAGGGCAACTTCTGCCTGGTGCAGCGGAATGCGCTGCCCGCAATGCCTTCCGCTTCCGGCAATCCACGGCAGGTCGATGCCGTTCTGCATCCGAGCCTTCAGGCCTTCGCAAGAACCGAATAGATGGGGTTCGCCGAACAGACCGCGAAGATCAAGAATCGGCGCAACCGGTCGATAAGGAAGAGAGGGCGCGGCAGCGGGCGGACCGCTGAATGTCACAACAGGAGTCGTGCGCTCACCGACATACGACAACTCGATCTCCGCAACAACGGATGGGATGGGAATGGAACGAGGCACCGCAATATCTTCGGCCTGTCCAAGTAACGGCAGAGCCACGACCGACACCATCGCGAGAGTCCCGGCCAGCCACACGAAAGAGAAGCCGCTCCATCGGCAAATTCGGCAATGGGTAGAGAACTGCTGACCGATGTGGCTCGACACGCTCATATCGATATCCGAATGGCTGTTCTTGCTCTATCTTCTCGGCCTGACCGCGGGATACTTGATGCTGGACGTCGTCGCCGCGATTCATCTGCGGCGCTACATGGAAGAGCGCTCGCTCAACAGCCTCCCGCATGGCTACACCGGATTCGAACCGCAAATCACGCTGCTCGTGCCGGCCTTCAATGAAGAAGCGACCATCACGGCCACCGTCAAATCGCTCCTCCAGCTGAGCTATTCTGAATTTGAAATTGTGGTCGTCAACGATGGGTCGAAAGACAAGACCTTGGACGTCCTGATCGAGGAATTCGGCCTGATTCCATTTCCCGAATCCTACGACGCCCGATTGGCCACGAAGCCGATCCGAACGATCTACCATGCCCCGGCGCAGCCTAATCTACGAGTCGTCGATAAAGAGAACGGCGGCAAGGCGGACTCGCTCAACGCCGGCATCAATATTTCGCTGTATCCGTTATTTTGCTGCATCGATGCCGATTCCATCCTTCAACGCGACAGCCTTCGGCTGGCCGCGCAGCCCTTTCTGGACGACCCCCACACCATCGCCTGCGGCGGCACAGTCCGTGTCGCCAACGGCTGCGAAGTGAAGAACGGATTTTTAACGAAGGTGGGACTCCCGACCAATCTCCTGGCGCTGTTTCAAATCGTCGAATACCTGCGCGCCTTCCTGTTCGGCCGGCTCGGCTGGTCTCCGATCAATGCGATGCTCATTATTTCCGGCGCCTTCGGCCTCTTCCATAAAGACACCGTGATCGGAATCGGCGGCTATCGCCACGATACGATCGGCGAAGACATGGAACTCGTCGTGCGGCTCCACCGGCACATGCGGCTCGCGGGGAAACCCTATCGCATCACCTTTGCCCCCGACCCGGTATGCTGGACGGAAGCTCCTGAAGATCTCGCCACGCTGAAGAACCAGCGCATCCGATGGCAGCGCGGGCTCTGCGAAAGTCTGACTCATAATCTCGACCTCCTCTGTCATCCCAAAGGCGGGAC
Proteins encoded in this region:
- a CDS encoding hypothetical protein (Evidence 4 : Unknown function but conserved in other organisms; MaGe:77307489); this translates as MWLAGTLAMVSVVALPLLGQAEDIAVPRSIPIPSVVAEIELSYVGERTTPVVTFSGPPAAAPSLPYRPVAPILDLRGLFGEPHLFGSCEGLKARMQNGIDLPWIAGSGRHCGQRIPLHQAEVALDLLSYETLRIRGRATGRVVVALEDRAGGQREDNLPLATVTGPFDLTLPLKGIGRKLDLRSLTALVVSAEAARAHIMFEQIEVAQPSSEPAVPAQPAGVGFWVWTYREAIRDPQAVLATCWAQRCSRVLIQMPSQTDDDELWHRYAGLLATIQQAGVAALALDGYPEAIQEPLKLAEKIERLLALVRPDGMSGVQLDIEPYLLPGFLQDEAQLRRYIETIETLKNIIGGRVRLSMVIPFWLASPTLAGRPLAYAVMDRVDEVAVMSYRTDLDDVQEIADDILRYGDLIGTRVWLAVETTPLPVEQHVVLRREPDSARADAMLDYDRRLLQWMPLAEGANRSTRREWFRIHHRFTVRPERLTFAGRSRAEVSASVKRIVETTSHPSFSGVIIHDLNGFRALAE
- a CDS encoding Glycosyltransferase family 2 protein (MaGe:77307490), with the translated sequence MWLDTLISISEWLFLLYLLGLTAGYLMLDVVAAIHLRRYMEERSLNSLPHGYTGFEPQITLLVPAFNEEATITATVKSLLQLSYSEFEIVVVNDGSKDKTLDVLIEEFGLIPFPESYDARLATKPIRTIYHAPAQPNLRVVDKENGGKADSLNAGINISLYPLFCCIDADSILQRDSLRLAAQPFLDDPHTIACGGTVRVANGCEVKNGFLTKVGLPTNLLALFQIVEYLRAFLFGRLGWSPINAMLIISGAFGLFHKDTVIGIGGYRHDTIGEDMELVVRLHRHMRLAGKPYRITFAPDPVCWTEAPEDLATLKNQRIRWQRGLCESLTHNLDLLCHPKGGTVGWLAFPFMVLFEWLGPAIEVFGYVFVTIGFILGFISFKVWFVLLLAAISLGILLSVSALLLEELSFHVYPKPQHVLLLLLGAFLENFGYRQLNSFWKLIGLYRWLVGKKATWGAMTRSASWQTR